Part of the Ammospiza caudacuta isolate bAmmCau1 chromosome 3, bAmmCau1.pri, whole genome shotgun sequence genome, TAGTAAGTGTTGATAATGGCTGTAACCTGGGCTTCTGCAATGGCAGAGTTAAAACTGGGCCAAAAAAGCCAAAGGAACAGGGTACCTGCATGAGTAGAagtcaaaacaaagcaaaagctgtTTAGTCACAAGGGCAAATGCACCAGAGCTACAAAAAAATGAGGATGACGATTGATGAGAAACATGGAATAGCCAAAATTCTGGAAGAAATAATAGAATATGCAGAAGCTTTTCTGACACTGGAAGCTGGGATTTTGATGCAAGGTCTCCTGAGAAGTCTTACTGGAAGGCTTTAATGACCCCTTGTCATGCCCCTCTCACTGTCAGAGCTCACCAGCACTGTGAAAccccagccagagcaggaggcacaggCAACACAATTCACATGCAAATCCTTTATCATCTAACATGCAAATCCTTTATCATCTATCAATACAGCTGAAAGTTTTATCTGGTTAACTGGTCTATGAACAGTTCTCATGGACAGATAGATATATGGTTTCTGACATTCATTACCCTGACAGGGACAACTCAATCCATTAATTATGGACAATTGCTTTGGAAGTACTGCTGAAAAGCACAAGATTTAGCAGAAAGGAAGTCGCCACTAATGCACAGTgaaaacatatattttatttcacctTTCCATCCTTGgaagcaaggaaaaactgtaaaaatatGTGTGCCACTGAAAATGTGGTTAGTGAGACTAAAAGGAATTTGCCTCCGGAATTATACTCAGGAAAATTAATGTAGCATAATAATAagtaatcagaaaaaaattgggatgGGAGAGGGATGAACAGCTGATCAGCTTTTGATATTACTTCACTTACCAATCATGGCAAACATGTCTGAGTGATAGGTGGATTCATCATTGTCATGTTTGTTTGTCAGACCAGGACGATACAAGACGAAAGCTGCAGCCAAACCAAAATAAGCTCCAAAAGCATGGATAGTCATGGAAGCTCCAGCATCTGTGGCCTGTAACAGGAACCCAAAATAATGCCAGAGACTTTATACAGCATAAAGACAAGGGTCTGATGAATGAGAAGTCTGGAGCACTTAATGGTTTAATTCTGTGGTAGAAATCAAAGCCTAGACTAAGCAAACTGGAAGTATTAACAAGTGAAAGCATTTGTTataaagagaaaacaatgaTTGCTAAATAGTTGTACCTTGAATACTTTGGTAACTAGGTGTTCATTGCATGCAAACATGGTGATCTCCAGCAGAGTCAGGATCAGCATTTGAATGGGACTTGTTTTCCCCAGGAGTGCTCCAAATGAAATCAAAGCAGTTGCTGTACTGAAGTCTGCATTTATCATGCTGAaggtaagaaaaagaaaacaaaaacaaaaacccaaaacagaaaaataaaagaaaatcagtttaaaaGCTGTTTAATATCCAACATGCCATTAAAATGATATCATTAAAATTATAGAGCTTTAATTCTTCGGGTAAAAACTTATCAAGTTCATCTCCATggataaaaattaaatcaaacctTTCCAGATGGATTTGTAAGGATCTTACCAGCTAGTGAAAAGTAAGTGTAGAAGGTTTTCTTCTGCTTACACCATATATGTGCTTAGCTCCTTGGAATTATGATGAAAAGGCAGATGAGAAGTGTatggggatgtgcagggatgtCATGGAATAACAGAATAATTTAGACTGGAAAAGGTCTCTAGGACCATTGCgtccaatcacagaatcatttagattAGAAAAGGTCTTTAAGACCATTTTACCCTTCACTGACAAGTCCGCCACTAAACCAagtccctcagtgccacctctgcaggtttttaaaaacacttccagggctgatgactccacagcttccctgggcagcctgttccaatgcctgaccaccctttctgtgaagagatctttcctaatatccaaccttGGTGTGATTTCTTTCTGTCACTTCAGGCTATTTCTACTTGTCCTGTCACTCATTTGTGCAGAGGAAGCAGAGCCTGACccacctggctgtcccctcctgtcaggagctgtgcagagccacaaggtcccccctgagcctccttttctccaggctgagcccctttccagctccctcagctgctcctcctcagacctgtgctcccgactcttccccagctcctttGCCCTCTAGACATGTTCCAGCCTCTCAATTTCCAGCCCTGACTCCCACCTAGGCTTCAAAGATGACAGAGAGGTCTTTGGTCAGATGGTTTATGTAATCCTGGAAGTCTTGCACACCTGTCTGTGCATCATCTTTGCATGACCTGTCAGGCAGGACCAGTGTTAATGTGTTTTGGGGATTGGCAAAGgtaaataaaaccagaaattgatCAAAAACTTAGAGCACAGAGAGGCACTAACCTGTGGGTCCCTCTTAAGGTGCCTGCCTATAAGCATGAGGGTGCTACTTGTACCATTCCTGCTTTCCCCTCAGTAATGTTTGGATGCTGTTCATTTCAAAAGTGTTTACAAGTTGTCTCAGAAAGCAGAACTGCAGATGTGGAAAACACTCTGAGACCTTGGTAGAGGCAGGACAGGTGAAGAGGAGGGGCATTAAATGTGCTAAGAGACACTGCCATGAGGTCTCTTATTCTGTGATTGGTGTTCAGACCCTGCTGGAGAATGATGCTCATGGAAATCATTCCTTGGGAAGTAAGAGAAAACCTTGTGAGTGCACAGACATGCTGCTCCAGCCTTTCTTCTGTGACCCCATGTGTCATGGAAAGACAGATCCTTCCATGCCTGCTGGGTGCGGGATGTGCTGTGCTACTGCTGGGCATCTTCCAGCTTCCACAGCTTCAGAGATTCAGAGCAATCTCTCTACAGGACCCACACCTCCCACACACAAGGCAGCACCTCAAATCTCTTCACCAACTTTGGCCCAGTGCACCAGGAGTGGCGCCCTCAGAGGTGAAGGGCAGAAAGATAGAAGAGAGGTAGACAGTAAGGCTTAATGAAATTTAGGTTAAATTTAGGCTGGCCCTTATAGATGTTTTAATTTATGGCTTCTCCTGGTATCTTAAGGGATTTTTGTGAATTAAGACAATTTTTGTGAATTAACACATACCTTTCAATGTTAACAGAAATTTTCCCACTTTCCATATGCCAAAATCCTTGCATCAGGATTCCCCACTGGAGACCGAAGGCGGCAATGAGCATGTTGAAACCAACACTGCTGAATCCATATTTCTTCAGAAAGGTCATCAGGAAGCCAAATCCAACAAATATCATCACATGGACATCCTGAAAGTCTGAAGGGAAAACACATTTATGTAGAGACTGCGAAGAGTGACTGAGAGGGGTGAGAATCTGGGGACAAAGGCAGCTTGAGTAGAGAAGAGTTCCAAACTCCAGTCATGCATGTGATCCATTCTCCCCACTTCATGACAAGTCTACCAGCTGAAAATGGAATGTCTGGAAAATGCCACACCTAATTATTGATTATTTTGATTCTTATATCATTATGGAAAGCCACTGGATCTCTATACTTGCAAATTTACTTGTGTCTGGCACTGTCCTCTCTTTGTGCAGCTACCTGGAACATCATCACAGCTTCATGTCCTTACAGAAAAGTTTTGTTCCTCTTCCAGTCAAGGTGGTCAGAGCCAGTGTGTTCTGACTGACTCCAAAAGTGTACATGGGATTTGTTTGGGTGAGTGCTAAGTGTCCCAGTGCAAAGGAATCCTTGGGATCCCTAAAAATTACTGTCTGAGACATTCATCTTTTTTACATGGATAAGagaaaagttaattttaagGCAAAGTTTAAACTTTAGAATGAATATATTAAGTCAGCATACCATTAGTCTTTCTTCAAatatttggttgttttctgaaatattaattttgttaaaatatggttatttcattttctactttttaaagttattactttaattttgattttaatccTTTTAATAACTGAGTCTATCGTCACAACATgggtattttatattttaaagtattgtTTTACTTTTGAGTTTTATGTGATTTAATTGACTCTAAACCAGACAGGTTTGAGTCCAATTACAGgacatttttttaattgcaactTTTTTCTATTGcaactttttttctgatttcactATTAGTAAGAACTTCCAGTGTAGAGatactgtttttaaaaatttgtatttaattgCTCTTGCATGCCAATAAGCATTAAAAACATGATCTGGTTAGTGTAACATTTGGCTTGAAGTTGCAATTCCCATTACTTGAAGCGTTCCTCAGTTTTGCATTACCAGGTTTGGCCAAAAGAGGGCCCAGAAGTATAAGAATTTACTGGGGATTCCTAATAAATTCTTTTATATTTGCAGTGTCACATTCCAGCCCTGCAATAGCAGTAAGAGCCTTTACTTTGCATTTAAGAAACAGCATCATTAGTTGGCTTGGGATTAGATGATGAACTTTAATGTCCTTTCCAATTCTGAGATTCTATAGAAATGCAGGTGGTTCACAAACACCTCCAACCCTTTTGCTTCCTCTTCAGGCTGGACATTTTAAAGCTGTATGGAATTATTCACACAAATGTTTTAAAGTCCTGGTTAAAACTAGGTGAATTAATGGGTGTTGAGGACAAATTCCCTCTAGTTTATCCTGTACCTTGAACTTTAACTATCTTTTGTGCATGATTTTAAAGAGAAGGTCTGGAGTGACtttaaataatgaagaaaacagattATTTGAACTGAACTGTTTCAACAACTAGTTGTGTTTGGCAAAGCATCTCTTtctgggagagaggaaaataaagattgAGAAAAGCACTCCAGCAGATCCTGGACAAAGCCACCGCACAGAATTCTGCAAGGCTGGCCAAGACCAGAATATTACCTCCCCTGCAAGGTGGTCAGTCTCAACACAAAGATGCTTGTGACATACTCTAGAACTGATCTTGCTTGGCCGAGAGCTGTAAACCATAGAACCCTGAACAAGAGGGATGCATAAGTTTTCCTGAGCCAGGAGTCATGGATGCTCACAGGATGATGCAAACAGGATGCCAATACAAGAGAAATACTCTCGCAGTGCTCTAAGAACCATCACACCTCCTTGTTCTCCCATTCCAGTGGCACAACACACCTGAAATTGTCCATCCAATTTGCCATGCCAGTTCTTGTATCCACCAGAAATAGATAAAATGCAAAGCTATGCTTTGGGAATGATCTCAGCTTAGCCCTCCTTACCTGAGTGTAAAATTATTCTGATCCTCcactattattttcttttttcttctgtccaGAACCACTAAAACAGCTTGAATTCATGGTGCTGTGTGGTGTCAAAGGTTTACAAAATCAGACCTTGCACTGCAGTACTGAGATGAAAGAACTAAATCTCTGAGGTACAGATGGGATAACATCCTAAGGTGTAGCATGGGAAGCAGTTTGAACCCATCATTTTAGGGACTCAAGGGAAGTCCTGGCTCAAGGTACTTTCTAATACACCTATACAACCATATGATTAAATTTCTGCAAAGTTCTCAGGCAAACTGTATACTTGTTTGCACTTTGTACAGGTAAATTTGAGAGTAAGGGGTCCTAGAAGTGAAAATATAGGTATTATGAGAATCTACTTTTATTTCAACTCTTTATTGGGAATGACCTCTGTGAGGCCAGCATCTAAAAATTCAATATGACATCAGTGGTGTTTGCTTGGTTTATGTCTCTACTGGTAATCTGAACAGCCAGGCCAAAAGAAATATATGTTTTTCTCTCCTAAAACACTGTTCCCACCTTAGAGTAGCCCCTTATCCATGCTATTCCTAAAGCCATGCCTGCCAGGAGATCAAGGGGCCAGTTTGCAGgagcccaaaccattccagaagGCTGCTCACAGGTCAGCTGTGTGGGCAGCCGAGGGACAAGTGTGCAGGAATAACACAGTCACACAGAGCGAGGCATAGGAGACAGCAGGAAATTCCTCCCACACTTTTTAGACACTGATACTAATGAAGAAATAAGCATAGGTGATCTCTAACTGTGCAGGTTACATTTGAAGATCTGTATTGTACTGTGACTACAATTGCCTGTGCTGTCAAATTATTCATGTGGGTTTGGGCATAATTCTGCCTAGGCCAACAATCACCTCCTGGGTGACAATGGACCAAGAGTAATTCCCAATACACTGTCTAGACTTAATTTAGGAACTTGGATAGTTCAGTACAACTGGGATAGTTTAATATGACACCAGCTAAGAGAGCAGcatttgttcagcctggagaagagaaggctctggggagaccttaaAGCACCTTGTAGTACTTAAGGGGCTTATGACAAAGTGGGAGAGTGGCTTCTTAAATGGGCAGATAAAGATAGGACAAGAgggaaaatttttaaattaaaaagatgaGAGAATTAGATTgtgtattaggaagaaattcttctctgtggGGGTGGAGAGATCCTGGTAGAggttttccagagaagctgtggctgtcccatccctggaagtgtccatgccagcttggatggggcttggagcaatctgggatagtggaaggtgtccctgcctgtggcaggaggTTGGAATGAAGTGATCTgtaagatcccttccaacccaaactttCCTTTGGCTCTATGAACATCATTGACATGGCCAAACTGTGTCATAGAGAGTGGCCACAGCCCAAGGTACCATAGCTCAGGGATACTGCCACATCCAGTGGATCTAACCTAAATGTGAGTAATTAGCCCCTGATGTCCATCAGCAGACTTGCATCTGGAGCTGAATAACACCCTCATTTGCTGTTCTCTGACCCAGACAATGCTCTCTGTGAGAATACACAGCACATGTTTACTCCAACCTGATTTCACATGCGCCTGTAACAGCCACTGAAAGGACAGTTAGgatgagagaaaaaagagggttcaaaattacaaaattacatTCAAAATGATACAGGCAGGGAGTTCTGTACTCTATGATTCTCATCAAGCACATTGCAATCATGGCTACAAGTCATTGAGGCCTCAGAGCCAAAAAACTGAACAAACCTTCAATACCACCAGGAAAACACAgtttgcagctctgcaaactttgttttctgttaaTTCACAATAGTCTTTGCACAAGAGAAGTGAGTAAGTACTTCTCAGGCCAGGAACTTTTTCTGATCTTCACCAAGTATTTGCAGAGCAATGAATCAAGAGAAGAATTTTCAGGCTAAACCATTGCTCCCTAATGGAGCCACTGCTTTGGAAGATAGCAGGGGCTTATTCACCTTGTCACAAAAACTATGGCCCTTTTGGAGTCCAGGTTTCACAAACATTTTATAGCAATGGTGCATATGCAGCTCAATTTCCATGTTCTCATAAGATACGTTTTCCAAACCTGGATGGTAGCAATGAAACAttctattaattttaattatttaatatatcaATCAGGATAGAAGGTTTGGCAAGAAACACCCCCATCTGTCTCTGGAAaatgctggactctttcaaagCAAATACACAATTCTCCAAGTCTTAACCTGCTGTGCAAACACCAGAACTATTTCTCAGGCTCTTCTCTCAAAGAAAAGTAAACTTCTCAGCAGTGAGGTGCTTGCAGAATTTTGTATCTGCTCAATTTGGATTTGTCTTTGAAGCCTGCTGCTTTCACACctcagaaaaatgtgtttgcCCCAAAACACAActttcttttccagctttatCAGTAGGTCTCATAGGTTATTCAGAAATCTTGCTAAGGATCAGTTTAAAGAAATTTCAGCTTCTGTAGATCTTAGACAGAAATACTTACGTGGGTATAACGCTCCAGAAGGATCTGAGTCATAATCCACAAATATCCCAAACAAAACGATGACAATCACTTCCAGAAGAAGCGCCAGGATCGAGAACTTGAACTTCATGTTGGTGTCAAAGTCTGGAGGCAttgctggagagcaggaggctGTGGGAGCTTGATAATGGGTGTTTGCCTTCAGAGGAGCTGGCTAATTCTGTGGATCTGGGTGATatagtaaaaaaaagaaacagagacGTGAGCACACCGTCCCACCCACTATGGGAGGGAAAAAGTACAGGTCAATATAGTGATTTCAATTTCCCAGGGTGTCTGAAATACTGGAttgcatggggtttttttccagtttgtaATACAAACCAGCTCATTCAACCACAGATGTATTTCTCACTGCCTATGTGTATTTTAAGCATTTAAGAAAATCTCACAGATCCTGGTTTGCTGCACATAGTAAGGAGCAGTGACTTTCAATTATGTTGCCTGCAATCAAGTTGTAACTTTTCTTccaaaaagtaaataattttgcattgcaaataaaacatggaaaatcacCTCTCTTCATATAGGCTGTGATAAGCAAAGAGAATCTCTTTCAACAACCtgcatacatttttttttattttgcagtgaaGTACTCATTCTCAGAGCACAAGTTCTCATTGTAAACttttattaaaaaggaaattattgtacttatttaaatgtaaaaagGATATTCATAGCTCTTAAAAAGGAAAGCTGCAATTACTAAAAAGAGGAATTTGAAGAGAGCAActccatttttcatttttaatgattgcttttttttaacattcCCCTTAGCTCAGACAATGGAAATAGGTCGGAGACCAAATCTATTATATGGTTTAAAAAGTTTAGTTTGTAAAGTTTCTcacaaatggaggagaaaattatatttcacaTAGTTTCCTGTTGGATGATCTCTTGCTCTTGAGAGTCTAATTGCTTCTCTAATATAGAGTTAGCCCATTATCCAAACTAAGTTCAAAGttctcacagctttttctcccTGAAAATGAGTCTTTGCATTTGGAAGGGAAACCAAAGTATTTAGCAAGAAAACTCTTGTCTATCACATAATTAAGCCTGCAAGTGACAAAGTTAAAATAAGCATATatgtgttttttccttcatagCAACTGTATTTCATCTGAGCAGCTCAAAGAGAGGAAACAGCTTTGTTAAAAAGTGATCATTCATCCTTTTTGCACCACAGGGTAGGACACACAGCCAGCTTTGATTGTGAGAACCTGTGAGCTCCTACATTTGCTAAGGAGGTGATTAAAAAGGACAAACTCATGAGCAAAGTtccttagattttttttttactcataGCTCAGCCACAAATATCCTGTGTATTTATTGCATAGTGGTTTTCCTAGTGAAGATCACACATGACATACGTGCAATCTTTATTGCACACTAATAAGGATTTTAGGGGTGCAGAAAAGTTTCCTTGCCAAAATCTTAGCAGGAAAGGAGCCTTTTAATAGTGTTTGGAATTCAAAATGGGTCAAGTCCATTCAATCACGACTTTTTCTGAGGATGTTATGTCTTAAATCTCATGCAggtacatacacacacagaggcacacaATCTGTATTGGAAGAGTATTTATCCATTTTCCCAGTGAGGTCCAGCAGCCACAGTATCCCTATTTGTGTGTAAGTCCCCTAGACATGTACAGGTGATTTACACACAAATAGGGAtactgaagaaattattttccaatattttGGCACTCTAATCTTTGTTCTTCTaaataaatgaaacatttctctCTCACCACTAACAAGGCTGAATCCACCACAAATTATCTTCAGATATTGCAAACTTTAGGCTAAAAGGACTGACAACACAAACTGCCAGGAAGAAGATGCTTTATCCAAGGGGTGGAGCTGGGCTATTTTCCTCACTGGACCTTTTGGGAAAACCCAGTTTGGTCTGATTTACTGTCTCAGTTTTTGCTTGCTGAGATGGGCTTTGGGTTGTATCATATTTGGGTCTGGGCATTGCTTCAGGAAATGACAAGTGATTTGGATATTCTCCTCAAGGCTCTTCAAGGGAAGAATTGTGAATATCCATACCCTGGGTACACACACACCCAGCCACACCACTGTGGAGAGCACAGAATGTCTGTCCTGTTAAATCATGAAAACAAGGTCTGGATCTTTCAGCCCTACATCACAGTGGAAACTTTGTACATAGGAGGTCCTACATTTTGGTCTGGTGTATTTCCCAGCAGAATCAATTGCCAtgttattcccatttttttttcctgaggtcattcccctttttttcctgattgCCTTGTTTCTGACACAGGCTTTCCAGGTGATGGAGAACGGCCAACTCCAGCATCTCCTTTCAAATGCCTTTGTGTGTCCATCCAGCTGTTGCATAGGGCAATCAAAATGCACACATCTTGAACTGTTCCTCTTTAGGAAATTGCCTTATGTCTTCTTATTTGCTTTATCCCAATCCTGGAGGGTATTAATGCAAAGGAGTGAGGGTGTTTGACAAATATGGTTGCACACCTTTGTCTACTAAATAACTTTACCTATTTGTCATTTAAATAGCGGTTGGATTTTTTAATGCAGCTTTCCATCTAAATAGGGTGTTGGTGACATATCAAAaactttatgtaaataaaagTGAACAGTTATGGCAGAGTTTTGAGCTTctgaaatgacaaaaataagaaataaaggGGTTGCTTGGGCAGTATTTCACCTAAAGAATGAGAAAGAATGTTCATTTAATAATCTTCTTACAGAATGACCTCAAGCATCATTAGGAATGGCATTCAACCGACAGACAAACGCTGTATATTTCTCTACCTGATCTAACCTgcaatgttttccttttaaatcatGGACTCAGGGAaacattaaggttggaaaagaaccTCCAAGACTCTGAAGTCCCACCATTAATCCAGCACTGGCAGGTTCACCACTAGACCAGCACCACCAACTATACTCCTTCAGCACCGTATATAAAAgtgttttctatttattttccagaagaaatagaaaattgtAAGAGCAATTGTTTTCATGTTAAAGTAAGTTACCTAAAATACCTGGCTAAATAGACCAGGTGAATGGACATGCCCTTTTTGGTCATGTTTGTTGGCTGACACAGGTTAAAGCAGGGCCAGGATGTCTCCCAGAAGAGGCTGATATTATTTAAGACTCTGAGCTCAGTTCACTGAAGTCTGAGCTACAAGGGTGCCTCAGTCAATGTGGATTTACAAAGCATGACTTGGGTGCACATTAATCTTCAATTTTCTTCCTCGGTGTGTGCTCTTCTTGTAGCCACAGCAGTGGAGACCAGGGAGGTGGAATAAGGTGCATATTGCCTTCACACTaggacagaaatatttcttagaTCTCCCGAACTTTTAGCCAAGTTTTCTTGAGAACATTGACATTTATCCCATTTCTGCAGTGTTTCTTGAGAACATTGACATTTATCCCATTTCTGCAGTGTTGCAGaagaaacattatttttctttaaacattaACCTTAATTCTTTAAGTGAGCAGACCCCTGTCTCTCCTCAAGTTAAAAGCTCATCCAAGAAAATACAGTTTGTCCATGCAGTCCTTAAACAGCCTCGTTCACCTTTAAGACAGAAGTAATATTCAGTAGATTTTCTGACTCCTTAGATAGCAAcaatcagaatcacagaatgggtcaggctggaagggagcacagTGGCTCCTCTGGTCCCTCCTTCCTTGCTCAGCAGGGTCATCCCAATTGTATGgacacaggattgtgtccataCAATTCTGGAATAtccccagtgagggagactccacggcctctctggacaatctgttcaGGGCTTGGTCACTGCACAGGAAAGAGTTCTGCCTCCTGTTCATGTGGAACTTTCTGTGCATCCATTTCTGCCCATTGCCCCTTTGCCTTGACTGGATCCAAATCACCCCCACCAGCCTCTTAACTGATTTCTTGTAAATGTGGGTTGATATAGCAGTGTCtctttctaaaataaatgtgttttattttgccaTTTGAAATCTCACAGACTTTGTTCTCTAAGACCTTACTTGATTACTAGACAGTATTTTGAATCTTTCCAGTACACAAAGAACATCAATAGAAGGTAACACTAGAAGGAAtgagctttttcctttcctctaaATAGAATAGGCCAAATAATTACATCCAGTTAGGCTGTGTTCAGCTAAAGTATGACTTGTTGAAGAGGACCATGTTTCACTTAAAAACTTCActctttcatttctgcttttattgcaTGAGTGTTGCAAAACAGGGGTTAAATGCTGAAACAGAAACTTTTGATGGAGGTGTATCCCAAAGTTGCAAGAAAGCTGTTTAGTAGAGATAACAGGGTTCTGCTCCCTTCTGCAAGGGCCAGTGGGCCCGTCTGAACTGCTCTTGTGATAAAAAGGAACCTCAGCTAAGATGGATGCTTTGCATAACACCTAGAAGCTCTACCAATTATTTTatgaaagaaataagaaataattagATATCTGTGTTTCAGTCTCAGATGGTGTAAGTGGTGAATCATGTATTTTTATTGACTTTTCTTGTGCTAATGTGTTTCTCTTGCTCCCCAACAGGCCCCTGTGCTTACTTGTAACAGGACATTTGATGTGGCTATTCCTGCCTATGTGAAATCCCTCATAGAGTCTGGTTCTAAAGGCAAGCTGGTCTTAAGTGTCTGAAAAAGCACAAGGAGATGATTTCAGACATGGCAGGGAATCATCTCAGTTGTCTTTCCTTACAGAGGAGTGTCTGCCTCTAGGTTTTTAAAATCCACTCCACAGCTGTGAGTACTCCTGCATTTGTGTTCACTCTTTGCATCACATCAGAAGAGCACTAGGAAAGAACACTTATAAAGGAAGATTGTCACCCTTGAGCCAGAAATGACACAAATTGACTAGAAGGCTGGTTTGCAGGAGAAGCATGTTTAATATGAAAAATCCTCTCTTTTATAGACAGATTCAACACATTCTACTTGATTGGCtaacaaaaacatctttctCACAAACAGTCCTTGAGAAGAGTAGAAAAGCAGAGTAGGAAAACACTACCTGCAGGTTGTTTATACTAACAAGCTATCATTGTTTTTCTACAGCTCCATAAAAGGTCTCACAAGTCCTCTGTGAGAAAACAAagcccattttctgtttttctcatcaGGCTGTTGCATCCACAGAAGGTGAAGAGAATTGTGTTGGGTATTTGTAAGAAATTGATCCCTGTCaggatggtgaggccctggcacagggtgcccagagaagctgtggctgccccatccctggaagtgaccaaggccaggttggacagggcttggagcaacctgggatagtggaaggtgtccctgcccatgggaaggcATTGGAAATAGATGCTATTTTAGGTCCCTCCCAATCCActccattctgggattctatgacGCCATAAGCCTTTTGTTCCTCAGTGACCTTTCATGATGCATTTCTTACTTAAATCAGCAGGCACAAACACAGGTCAATCTGAGCAATCCCAGAAAACCTCCTGCTAATAGTGGCTCTTCCATCATTTCTACAACCATCAGCCTctggaggctgagctgggatgTTCTCAGTGGTACAGCATCAGGGGGTGGTTTAATGGTAGCATGAAATAGTTGGTCTGATCCACACAAAAATCTGTCAAGCCAGAGAGACagtaaatataaaatttctATGACTCAGTGAGTAAACTCTGTAAACTCAGTGAGTAAACTCTGCTGTAAACTCTGAGCCTCAGCACAAGTTAAACACCAACACAAACCATGCCTTTTGTCCATGTGTTCACACTGACCCACAAATTCTAATAATTTTGACCTTGGCACCAGTTGCAAATGTGGGTAGAACAATTAGTACATAGTAATAGTACATAGTAAATTCCTATAAGAAACTCCCatattgtttgtttttcctgtgtacAACTTACATCTCCTCCAGCTGGCTGAGGAGGTTAGGCAAGTGGGGACATCTTTGTTTGCAGTTTGAATGCTGACCTGATGGAAGAGATGATTT contains:
- the RHAG gene encoding ammonium transporter Rh type A is translated as MPPDFDTNMKFKFSILALLLEVIVIVLFGIFVDYDSDPSGALYPHFQDVHVMIFVGFGFLMTFLKKYGFSSVGFNMLIAAFGLQWGILMQGFWHMESGKISVNIESMINADFSTATALISFGALLGKTSPIQMLILTLLEITMFACNEHLVTKVFKATDAGASMTIHAFGAYFGLAAAFVLYRPGLTNKHDNDESTYHSDMFAMIGTLFLWLFWPSFNSAIAEAQVTAIINTYYSLAACTIVTFALSSLVDKRGKFSMVLIQNATLAGGVAVGTCADLEIHPFSAMFIGVIAGIVSVLGFQFLTPVMASKLRIQDTCGVHNLHGLPGILGGIAGIVVTAIKTETRNGHVLTPAVQAAALGSTLAIAIVGGALTGAILKIPFLGQVSDQNCFDDSAYWEVPEEETIPEIHSSHRDEHSRFEAAM